A genome region from Arachis duranensis cultivar V14167 chromosome 8, aradu.V14167.gnm2.J7QH, whole genome shotgun sequence includes the following:
- the LOC107460551 gene encoding uncharacterized protein LOC107460551, producing the protein MEDSSNNNNTCEDTKICPRGHWRPAEDEKLRQLVEQYGAQNWNSIAEKLQGRSGNKNHWHVIMARKQREQSKICGKRTFQDMMIFNNNNNDSNSSSSSSNIIKRPARVIGLEYSRFFDFRNLDSNKASTSWNFASSVPPVTDSFRKGGGGGKDYFTINGSSIYLPEGSRTSDRFYCRVFPGPSTTTTATTAPFGSSNGFSSSLQNYKRIVPNPFAFKGSSTEKEKEEDHEPKNEVPFIDFLGVGVSSS; encoded by the exons ATGGAGGATTCTTCTAATAATAACAATACTTGTGAGGACACTAAGATTTGTCCCCGCGGTCACTGGCGACCCGCCGAGGATGAAAAGCTTCGCCAACTTGTTGAACAATATGGTGCTCAGAATTGGAATTCCATTGCTGAAAAACTTCAAGGAAGATCAG GGAACAAGAATCACTGGCACGTGATCATGGCAAGAAAGCAAAGAGAGCAATCCAAGATTTGTGGCAAAAGAACCTTCCAAGACATGATGATtttcaataataacaacaacgattccaattcttcttcttcttccagtaACATCATCAAGAGACCAGCAAGAGTAATCGGGTTAGAATATTCCAGATTCTTCGATTTTCGCAACCTCGATAGCAATAAAGCTTCTACTTCTTGGAATTTCGCATCTTCTGTTCCGCCAGTAACTGATTCTTTTagaaaaggaggaggaggaggaaaagaCTATTTCACCATCAACGGTTCCAGTATTTATCTTCCAGAAGGTTCTAGAACCTCCGATAGATTCTATTGCAGAGTTTTCCCGGGTCcttctactactactactgctACTACTGCACCATTTGGTTCCTCTAATGGATTCTCATCATCGCTCCAAAACTACAAGAGGATCGTTCCGAATCCCTTCGCCTTCAAGGGTAGTTCTACggagaaggagaaagaagaagatcaTGAACCTAAAAATGAAGTTCCTTTCATTGATTTTTTGGGCGTCGGTGTCTCTTCTTCCtag